The following nucleotide sequence is from Oreochromis niloticus isolate F11D_XX linkage group LG9, O_niloticus_UMD_NMBU, whole genome shotgun sequence.
GCTTGGAAAATTAGACACTTATAAATGTCTGGGTTTTGTATTAAAACAAACCACCAGAATCTTGAATCAGATTAGAAGATTTCTGGCATTGCCAGACACATCTGTACAGACGCCAATATGTTTTAATCATGATTTTATGCCTCCTTGGCAAGACAAGACTTATCATGACTGGAGAGACAAGGGTTTGGTGTATATTAAAGATATGTATATTGATAACAAATTCTCGTCATTTGGTCAATTAAAAGAGAAATATAATTtgccacattcacacatttataGATATTTGCAGGTCAGGCATTACATTCAAACTAAGTTTAAAGACTTTGCAACTTTACATTCGGAGCACGGGATCTATGAAATACTCAACAGCCAACCTGATTCCAGACATCTTATCACAAAAATTGTACAATTATTTGGCGACTCTATTGTAGTGCATACCGTTGAGATTAGGCAGGCTTGGGAGAAAGAATCGGGCATGAGGGTGCCTGAATCTATGTGGAGTAAGTGTCTGTCCAAAATCCATTCCTGCTCTATAAACAGTAGACAtcaattaattcaatttaaaatccTCCACCGGTTAAACTATTCTAAGGTCAGATTGCACAAGTTTTATCCTTCTATTTCCCCAATGTGTGACAGGTGTAGACGAGCAGAAGGCACGTTGTTTCATGCCTTTTGGTCTTGTCCCTCATTAAGAGGcttttggtttaaaatatttGACTGGTACTCCAAGGCATATATGAAACCTTTACAGCCTGAAACTGAACTTGTAATTTTTGGATGTTCTCCCACGTCAGAGCTACTTCCGGTTAAATTGCAGGGGCCACTGGAACTAGGCCTGATTGTTGCCAAGAGAATAATACTGAGGGAATGGAAGTCCCCCACCCCTCCTTCCTTTCAGTTGTGGGTAACAGACATGATGTTCATAATACATATGGAAAGGTTCAGTAAATACTCAAAATACTCTTTTCTGAATGTCTGGAACCCCTTTTTGGAACACTTTGCAAAAGCCAGACTGGGCTAAACTAGATTTGTAAACTCTCATTAATTTCaggtttgtgtatgtgtatgtatgtgtatatgtgtatatatatatatgcatgtagatgtatgtatgtatatgtatatgtatatatatcatGAAGTGCAAGTCTGTTTGAATTAAATGTTTTTCCTGTAACGTAACcgagccttttttttctttttcttttttttggggggggggggctgtttttctttctgtattatattttggaaatttaaaataaaatgatcaaaaaaacaaaaaaaaccacaaaagtaagtaaagtaagtacattttaattttgagCTTGGACTAAATTATAAAGACATTAAAACAGTGCTTGGCAGTACACACAATTTTTATAAAAGTGAGAGACATCTGAAGAGAGTTCTTAGCGCAAGGGGACATACTCGTCACAAAAGCGTACTCTGACCTGGAAGTCTTGGTTGAATTCATTGACAACCAGTTGCAGTACTCTGGTAGCTTCACGTGTACCGATGGATGTACGCTAAATGCAGAGAACATTGACTACGCGTGAGGAAAGAGGATGTACGCTTggtgttgaatgagctggatcCCTGAGGGGTGGCACTGAGGCAAGCAAGACGTCTCAGGCGAAGGAACTATTTTTCAAAAGGGCTGAACTTCATCTGGCACCTGGACTCCTACGATAAACTGAAACCATATGCCATCTGTATCAATGGGAGTGTTGATGGTTTATCAAGAAAAATAATCTGTCTTAATGCATACACAATAAATAGTAATCTGAAAGTGATTGGGGGGTATTACATAGAAGCGGTGAGTTaataaattatgttttcttGCGTGTATGGATGCATGCGTGTGTGAGTGACAGATAAAGGGAACGAAGGAAGTGATAGAGAGGGAGTAGACGAAGTATAGTGAGAGATGAGATGTGGGCCAGATTGAGGGAATGGAGAGACTTGCAGGAAGAAAGAGACAAGAGAGGGAGAACAGGTGGAGAGCAGCAGGGAGTaaatgaaatgcaaattgtgtaaatactataatttaggcTTAAGAAATTGGCTGCCTTAAGGAACAGCTCAACAACCAAGACTAGAGAAAGATTTATGTTCAAGATGTTGACGTGGCATATGAAAACTTCTTATCAATAATATTAACTCTTTACAATAAACGCTGTCTCCTGGTgaagaaagcaaagaaaactgaaaacatggcTAACAAACGCATGTAAGAAAAAGAATCTGTTGtacaagaagaagaacaatAGATGCTGAACAAACTTATAAGAGGTGTaagaatacatttataataattaTGAGAACAAGTAAAAGAAATTACTACAGTAAacttttagataaaataaaatatgaaaaacgtgGACAGTACTAAATGATACTGTAAATAAAGGAACTAAAGGATTGGAATATCCCAATAACTttcaaatacaaaatacaatgatCAGTGACATAAAACAATTTGCAAATGGTTTTAATGACTTTTTTCTTGATGTTGGTCCTGGCTTGCCtaaagaaattgtaaaaactgaacaccctactaaaaataaaacattaactaTTAATGTAGCAAACTCAGTGTTTATGAGGGGAGTAGATGAGCCAAGCCAATGGTAAGGACTAATGTAAAATATCACAGCATTACAGTCACAGGAGTTAGTGTGTGGAACACCTATACAGATCaaattaacaaaagtacatcaATACAAAAATTCATACGATtgcttaaaaataataaattgcatGACTATAGGAAATACAAGCTGAGCACTAACTGTATTTCTAGTTTAACAATCCCACACCGACTGCTGCTCCACTGCCCTCTTAAGTTGAGCTCCTTTTATTAGCAGATCAGCAACAGGTGAGTGATTATCACAGGTGTAGCTGGCTCCAAGGCAGGGACTCTCCAGGCCTGGCGGGGCAGCAAAACTGACACAGCAACACACACGGGGAAACAAGGAACTAGGAGAAGATCACATCACAACTataaatgattaagaaagacaaataaaactCATAATATTCATTAAACTCAAAAATAACACATGATCCCCAGGTCACAGACCCAGGCCCATGACATAATGCGCCTTAAAATCCGGTGTGCCGTATGGTCTAAATGCggtaacttatctttcttgtagaaatgtgctccaaataaagaactttgtgttgacaagattgttagctaaacattttcaaatcaatattgtcCGTATGGACagcaactttttttaaaaaaaagtgaacatATAAGGAGAGGCGTCCACCAAGTATTTCCTGCCATGGCGTCCATGTCACCATGGTAACGGCACAGCCAGATAACAACATGAAATTTCAAAACATATGTACACTTAACGAGTTATGTTTAATGAACCTCAACATAATTACAAGAGTTAACATTAAAGGCTTGCATGTACAACTTCTGCTTTTAAACAAGTTACTCGCCTTCTCAACCCCAGTGTTTTATGCTATCTTGTTCTTTCACTTACTGAATTTTAGACGTTTCTCATACAAAAGGCGTGTAATATTCTTCGTGTACATTCATACCAGCAGCAGGGTTGAATTCATACTGGCCGTTGCCTGGTGGCATCGACCAGTCAAACATCTGGTGCGAGTTGGGGAAGGTCCATTGAGGTCCAGGAGCAAAACTGTCCACAGGATGAGGATAGGGGCCCTGATAATTTGCACCATTTGTGATTAAGTTTACCTCCAGGTCCTGGGTGTACTCCTGCCTGAGTGGGGGCTGTCCCTCTCCCTGAAACTGAATCACAGACAGGTGGACTGTCAGTAAAGCAAGAATACTTCAAGAATACTTCCCCAGATAATGATCAGAAAAAGTGCTTTTTAATAATAGGAGATACTTACATGAAGTGGGATGCCCTGATTCACATGCTGAGGATGTGAACTCCTCCTAAACTTACTCCGTCTGTTTTGAAACCAAGTTTTTACCTAAAGATGGACgacaacagaaaacatttaatgAGTACAATGGACCCAAAATTCAATTTCTTATGTTCCAGTAGGTTGAAAAACACTCACCTGTTTGTAGGTCAGTCCTGTCATCTCTGCCAACTGCTTCATCTCACTTGGCTCATAGTAACGTTTCACATTAAACTGATGGACAAGAATATTCAGCTGTCTCTCTGTGAACACCACCCGGGCCTTTCCTTTAGGTTTCTCTGGAGCAGTGCTGGGATTGTGCAGAGTGGCAGTGATGTTGCCATCCTGGCTTCTTGGGACAGCAAAATTTTGTTTCTCCTGTGAGACAGAGGTTGAAACTGCCTCAGAAGTATCACCGGTTTCTTCGAAGTGAAGACTCGCTTCTACACCGCTGCCAGAACTCCACGAGTCTGTAAGGGTAAAGAGACAGAGGCACAAGTAAGCACAAGTCTATATGGTCCACGTGGGTCAGTTACTGATATGTGTTGGCACGACTGACTTTTTAacagtaataatttaaaaaaaggataaacTGATGAGTCTTAAATCCCAAAAGGTctcagactgaagaagtcacgtggatgagtgacgaaacgtttctctcactgaaaacatGCATGCATTAGCATTATTGAGCATGCATGAAGACAATGAGTCTTAAACACAACAGTTTCCAACaaacttggggaaaaaaagtggtgGGATATTTGTACATTctttaaaaccaaaaagaatTTAAAGTGGACTCCCCGATCAGCTGTGGAGGGAGAAATGGTGGCTTCTGCCATCAGGACTTacaacacagagtgaaagagtATTTTTGCAAGTTGTCTTAGAGGTTAGCCAACTCTGTTCAAATCAGCTCACCAGTAAACAATGCTGAGTACATACCTGGTGAAAAGTGCATCCCATAATCTTCCATCTTTGAAATCCCAGTGATTAAAACAGGAAAGTTGGAATAAGTATCTCTGCTGAAAGAGCTCCAAACCAAGCAGGAAGGTGCTGTGTGTCCTAAGACTGACCTGACTTAAGAGCAATTCTCCTGGGCTTTTAAGGAGGTTTGTGGGTGTGGGCAGGAATGTGGGGGGTTGAGCTTCTTCTTTTGTGAGTTGCTTTACAAAACAGTCGGGCTGTTTCTACCAACTGGcatcatttacatttctttaaaatgctgtttctcaggtctgaaaaaagaaagtacagtTAGAAAGCAGCCGTACAAATGAGCTTTACCAAATCCTTCCAACTCACActttataaaatattaaactgtTAATGCCTAAAATTACTTTATCTTTTAATCACTGATACTTCAAGAAATGACAAAGTGTGATCTCTaaccttttcttcttctctgctccATCTGTGGGGGAGGAAAAGTAACAGAGCCCCCCAAGACAACAATAACCAACTTAAGCTTAAGTTTAGCCGTCCACAGGAATTGTAATGTCAGTGAAATggattcagttttgtttggtgACATTTTTGGAGTCCTGAAGTAGTACTGTAGTTCTGTTTATCCATCTAGATTGTTTCCCAGGTTTGTAAATAAGTCTCTACAGTAAATCGGAACAAGATGGACTTGTGATGTGTTTCTCAGAGTAGCAAAAGTTTTCCTCAGCAGCAAAGTCTGTTTTTAGAAATCATGCCTGACTCAAAAAGAAATCCACAaacttttattaacattttaatgTAGGAACTGTTTTCTTTCTACTGAACTACATCCACCAGCtgtatcagtgtgcaggaggaAGCACACATCAGGCTGTGATGAGAGGCTTGAGCTCAAAACAGGTCAAACTCTTCCTTTGGTTGGTGGGTGTGGCATGACACAGCGAGATTTCTGAGTCTTTTTTAACAGTATTTAACAGAAGCAGTATTTCATTCTACCACTGTCCTCATTGGAGGAAAAGTCATTGCAGATAAATGCATTGGTGACTTTGAAAGAGTTATAACAACATATATAAGAAGTGGACTTTATCAGTCAGCTACACATGAAGTCCTCTACCACACCACCCTCAGAAAACCACACTGATTCCTCTTCAGCCTCCTTTAATTGACCTAAACTGCCACACTGTTTTCACACATAAACATGTTAAAACTGCTCACAAGAATTATTTTGGTGAGGACATCACTGGCTCCCTCACTGGTGTGCTCATGTTTGAGCAGCACTTAGCAGCTAATTACTGAAATGAACTGATTCCATGTTTGCATCAATTAATGCAATATTAGATCACCCAAAGAACTTTCCACTCACAtagagcatttttgcaaatgcaACATCATGATAATTTGACCTGCAGGCCTTAAGTTGCACCTCTCTTTAAACCCCCACAGCAGCTTGTTGaggcaaaaatgttttttgtactCATGCAAACCATTCAAAAATGTGACACGGAATATCACAATGACCGCTGACCactctttttgtctttattaaCTTTATTAAATGAAACAGTCTGAAAGTGGCAACTGAAATTAAATCAATTCATCAAGGTCTGCATCTTTAATCGTGTGTTTAAAACATATGATGGACTACATAATGTGAAAAATTCTCATTTAGTAAAGAAAACCAAACCTGATGAGTTGCTGACTGTGAGCTGCAGCTGGTGTAAATCATGATTTTTATGGATATTTCTCACTGGTGAGTTGAGAACAGTTTAGCCTGTTCTGCTTTTATGTCAACTGGATCTGTGTTAGATGATTTTGATTTAACTTCCTGCTCTGGTTGTTTCAGACAAGACACCAGTTTGATCTTTGCACCGATGATTAATTTACTTTCTATTATCAGAAGATTTGTGCACAAAGTTTATAATTTCAAATGTATCAGAGCAAATACAGCTcctctttaaatatattttacacaAAATCTGTATTATTTCAGTGAGCTTTGAAACctgatatgtataaaatgttttaaaataagcCAAATTATACCAATATTACATACAAATAAAGACTTACACCTCAAATTTAGATCTTTTTGATCATCTGGAGAACAGTACTGAGTTTATAAGGTAGCAAATGGCAGCTTTCACCTTCTTTGAAATGCACCTCTACATTGTAAAAAGTCTCTGACACTAAAACACCCACATAAGTCAACGTCAACAACAGCAAGAC
It contains:
- the LOC109203523 gene encoding homeobox protein NANOG-like produces the protein MEDYGMHFSPDSWSSGSGVEASLHFEETGDTSEAVSTSVSQEKQNFAVPRSQDGNITATLHNPSTAPEKPKGKARVVFTERQLNILVHQFNVKRYYEPSEMKQLAEMTGLTYKQVKTWFQNRRSKFRRSSHPQHVNQGIPLHFQGEGQPPLRQEYTQDLEVNLITNGANYQGPYPHPVDSFAPGPQWTFPNSHQMFDWSMPPGNGQYEFNPAAGMNVHEEYYTPFV